The following are encoded in a window of Conger conger chromosome 19, fConCon1.1, whole genome shotgun sequence genomic DNA:
- the otogl gene encoding otogelin-like protein, with product MRRRFNALRQKPDLFQGETFTPLLSEAALPRSVFRNYTARDLSAENCECLNGGWCREGGECDCSQFQGLGDRCQIIPNIGQDRDGICRSWGQHHFETFDGIYYYFPGACSYILAKDCRSTEPQYTVWVHNSRNCRGSVYSCTRSLSLHFPNEEELLITGFQVKRAGVRLSLPQTIHNVFLERLADYILVKSTFGFSLAWDGGSGVYIRMTDEHKGRACGLCGNYNDDGSDDLTTSYNVQTEDIADFGNSWVVQLPQERHCRSVEEEFPSPCNSDSHMDDAIEKCSALLFFPFLSCHENIDPNPYVASCVSDLCLADDEDTFCRTLVEYTRACSHVGYPVREWRDSFPQCSDGCEDSFVHRDCISCCPPTCTFEKECLGSNLHCLDGCYCPDGLILQNGTCISVSQCPCVYHGSAFPLGHVLEQGCSVCVCMGGIWNCTETNCTAECSVTGDSHVSTFDGRMFLHSGACQYVLAKSRGSGRFTLTLQYVPCGESQEYACMHSVTLVVEEDVSRQVTLTREGEVLIGINQAASLPYSDDTVTVRRLSSEFMLLKTVFGLRLQFDRSGGRLYLQLDSSWKGQTLGLCGTFNGNLRDDFLSPSGMIEGTPQLHANAWKVSSACTTPINVPIIDPCEMNQQNVFYASICDAISEELFRPCHGYVSPGAYHQQCRFQACRCGRPCLCTALAHYARICAKHRAPVNFRARVSECGMVCLGGMMYDSCTSTCGRTCQSLSSGEVCPKGDDDDDDDDDDCEEGCSCAKGSFYDDVRQRCVQASQCHCYFMGSVFQPGEVSFSSSGPCLCRNGQMECVPEEREPEHGECPPGKVYYSCSVRNGGAPRLGIACEVTCRNLMMNLTCPPMTPCVPGCGCPAGLVRHNGECYFPENCPCAWLGLDYLPGETVATSCYRCVCHRGFFNCTHFPCPAVCTAYSDRHYHTFDGLEYDYVSDCQVYLVKSINDTEISITTQNKDCYESGIVCMKYLVIYVGLTKIYFSDNSGKPSVSTVVGKGFEFQMLGAGYYTVVHFPKQEITILWDKKTTVHVRAGPQWKGRLTGMCGNFDTVTANDMTTSGHLEVSNPQAFGDSWALGQCESDFVVKRPCEGDLARQPYAKRECALLYSDVFAPCHNVVDVTWFYKNCLTDTCNCNRGGDCECLCTSVGAYAHKCCQHGITVQWRSPTVCPYDCEYYNQELGEGPYTLSSVAFNDTVLGANRTSGEVLPLPKTSTSGGPATVLFNFMITAGLHKDRFSRLPVISLESAERPNYFLCVGEGRRLRLERWSSGEGFRQRATFFHHQGLWLPGLSSFELYSLKGFFLTLTRAAVRAKAYDHSRAFKRVSSFIVQDSSLLIPYRIMCEWKYQACSSPCVKTCNDPEATQCHFLPPVEGCFPRCPRNMILDEVTRRCVYKEDCIILPPTQTPYLFVTRSNRTTTAPTSTTPTTTTTPPRTPPTIIPTRTTPTIYPPRTTPTIYPTRTTPRTTPRTTPTIYPTRTTTRPSTTPTITPPITTLTPSISPTSTTPSTTASTRPTRTPTATPTLTLTSATTRTTTRPRTPTVSTTASTSTAPRTSTSAAAPPVTPLVPERTTPPPVPEATQPAILLPSPPVPPVTTPTPRPATPPRPTTSTSPPLTASASPTPTPPATTHTAPAVTTEATSPSLIPPSTVSTTTAAPGTTTAEALTVTTAATSTPPPSTARTPPATTSKPSLPSTPPPTTEAEARPTPSASPTPTLPESTTAPPSTSTEKEVIVVTTSPTPPTPSPTPEAEVDTLPPFLLPTAPCTAPYSYRVDDCSEYICFNGQLMFHNASLHCRYNITQPSCGLLGMPEQTNRDYCCPQWQCPCRCSVISDLRVITFDGNNVALYDNGSYILVHLPRENIVGHIEKCPTSESVSSIRRPTATGGTSGLCFKKLNITTHSYRIMINRLERKVTVNQITARLPFTRHSLHIDDTGTMYIIDTPGGMSIQWYHSTGVIVLQYSSTNMTAARTRGLCGCCDGNPADDLKLPNGTVVRHMDDIPLFLHSWMVDTSEEIDYFRRVGDNCTTGNCSRCFQMLNQSPYSQCHHKVSPEQFCDKIWAGDLHYKNHQCDFLAAYVAICYTHNVCINWRRHNFCPLKCPPGKEYQPCVNTCKTKTCLNREYYEESICSYIREECVCKRGTILHRADSAFCVTEDRCVCTDNEGLPRAPGEVWNSSGKSCCLYRCMENGSVVAVEPDCTEMPTPLCERDGEYPIDVLEEGACCPKKICECNLTICDTEVPTCENGNKLVIGYSAVSCCPEYRCECDPLACPIALPPDCRDDQFLVEVRDHSCCYSFLCVCESCMDPVPSCSVGLILAVYLNTTKSCCPQYHCVCDLSLCPEAPVECAPGTALVPQSVPGQCCPDWQCECSCQNYSTPFCQVGEVQIEIPDSSSPCGCAHFICRKAEVCLFQGVTVLSPGQSMVQYVEGDLCFTVQCLQERDPATGFFAMEVSSVNCSEKCGPHQIYVPSKDPHVCCGSCKNVSCSYLSENGTTQHYTAGSSWVANCTRYDCVETAVGAVVLGSAVVCPPFNDSECLQNGGVVQNYIDGCCRTCKEDGKTCKRVAIRTTIRKDDCRSNAPVMIYSCDGKCPSATIFNFNINSHARFCKCCRESGLESRTVQLYCTRNGTAVDYTFQEPTDCSCQWN from the exons agaaCTGTGAGTGCCTTAATGGCGGCTGgtgcagagaagggggagagtgTGACTGCTCACAGTTCCAGGGCCTGGGAGACCGCTGTCAGATCA TTCCAAACATCGGGCAGGACAGAGACGGGATCTGTAGGTCGTGGGGACAGCACCACTTTGAAACCTTTGATGGAATCTACTACTACTTCCCTGGGGCCTGCTCTTACATCCTCGCTAAAGACTGCCGCTCCACAGAACCACAGTACACAGTGTGG GTCCACAACAGCCGGAACTGCAGGGGCTCGGTGTACTCCTGCACCCGTTCCCTCAGCCTCCACTTCCCCAACGAGGAGGAGCTCCTCATCACGGGCTTCCAGGTCAAACGGGCCGGAGTCCG ACTGAGTTTGCCGCAGACGATCCACAACGTGTTCCTGGAGCGGCTGGCGGACTACATCCTGGTGAAGAGCACGTTCGGGTTCTCGCTGGCCTGGGACGGGGGCTCGGGGGTGTACATCAGGATGACGGACGAGCACAAAGGCCGGGCCTGCGGGCTTTGTGGGAACTACAACGACGACGGATCGGATGACCTCACCACCAGCTACA ATGTGCAGACGGAGGATATTGCTGATTTCGGGAACAGTTGGGTGGTACAGCTGCCCCAGGAGAGACACTGCAGGTCTGTGGAGGAGGAGTTCCCCAGCCCCTGCAACTCTGATTCGCACATGGAC GATGCCATTGAGAAGTGCAGCGCCCTCCTGTTCTTCCCCTTCCTGTCCTGCCATGAGAACATTGACCCAAACCCCTACGTGGCCAGCTGCGTCTCAGACTTATGTCT GGCGGACGATGAGGACACGTTTTGCCGGACTCTGGTAGAGTACACCAGGGCCTGCTCGCACGTGGGCTACCCtgtgagagagtggagagacAGCTTCCCGCAGTGCT CTGACGGTTGTGAGGACAGCTTCGTGCACAGAGACTGCATCAGCTGCTGTCCTCCAACCTGCACCTTTGAGAAGGAGTGCCTGGGGAGCAACCTGCACTGCCTGGACGGCTGCTACTGCCCGGATG gactGATCCTGCAGAACGGGACgtgtatctctgtgtctcagtgcccCTGTGTGTACCACGGCTCTGCTTTCCCTCTGGGCCATGTGCTAGAGCAGggatgcagtgtgtg TGTCTGCATGGGTGGAATATGGAACTGCACAGAAACCAACTGCACAG CGGAGTGCTCGGTGACGGGCGACTCCCACGTCAGCACGTTCGACGGGCGGATGTTCCTGCACAGCGGCGCTTGCCAGTACGTTCTGGCGAAGAGCCGGGGGAGCGGGCGATTCACGCTCACGCTGCAGTACGTTCCCTGCGGAGAG AGCCAGGAGTACGCCTGCATGCACTCGGTCACGCTCGTGGTGGAAGAGGACGTCAGCCGGCAAGTGACGCTCACCAGGGAAGGCGAGGTCCTGATTGGCATCAACCAGGCCGCCAGCCTGCCGTACAGCGATG ACACGGTGACGGTGCGGAGGCTGAGCTCCGAGTTCATGCTGCTGAAGACGGTGTTCGGCCTGCGGCTGCAGTTCGACCGCAGCGGGGGCCGGCTCTACCTGCAGCTGGACAGCAGCTGGAAGGGCCAGACGCTGGGGCTCTGCGGCACCTTCAACGGCAACCTGCGCGACGACTTCCT gtcTCCCTCAGGAATGATCGAGGGCACGCCCCAGCTCCATGCCAACGCCTGGAAGGTCTCCTCGGCCTGCACCACTCCCATCAACGTGCCCATCATCGACCCCTGCGAGATGAACCAGCAGAACG TGTTCTACGCCTCCATATGCGACGCGATCTCCGAGGAGCTGTTCCGGCCCTGCCACGGCTACGTCAGCCCGGGCGCGTACCACCAGCAGTGCCGCTTCCAGGCCTGCCGCTGCGGGCGGCCCTGCCTCTGCACCGCCCTGGCGCACTACGCCCGGATCTGCGCCAAGCACCGCGCGCCCGTCAACTTCAGGGCCCGCGTCTCCGAGTGCG GGATGGTGTGCCTGGGCGGGATGATGTACGACTCCTGCACCTCCACGTGCGGGCGGACGTGCCAGTCGCTGTCCAGCGGGGAGGTCTGCCCCAAGGGagacgatgatgatgacgacgacgacgacgactgCGAAGAGGGCTGCAGCTGTGCGAAGGGGAGCTTCTACGACGACGTGCGACAGCGCTGCGTGCAGGC GTCCCAGTGTCACTGTTACTTCATGGGCTCGGTATTCCAGCCTGGAGAGGTGTCCTTCAGCTCCTCCGGACCCTG CCTTTGCAGAAACGGGCAGATGGAGTGTGTGCCCGAGGAAAGAG AGCCAGAGCATGGTGAGTGCCCCCCAGGGAAAGTGTACTACAGCTGCAGTGTGCGGAACGGGGGGGCGCCCCGTTTGGGCATCGCCTGCGAGGTCACCTGCCGGAACCTGATGATGAATCTCACCTGCCCGCCCATGACCCCCTGCGTGCCCGGGTGCGGCTGCCCTGCAGG GCTGGTCCGGCACAATGGAGAGTGCTACTTCCCAGAGAACTGCCCCTGTGCATGGCTGGGCCTGGACTACCTGCCTGGAGAAACTGTGGCCACGTCCTGCTACAGATG CGTTTGCCATCGCGGGTTTTTCAACTGCACCCACTTCCCCTGCCCCGCCGTCTGCACTGCCTACAGCGACCGCCACTACCACACCTTCGACGGTCTGGAGTACGACTACGTCAGCGACTGCCAGGTCTACTTGGTCAAG AGCATCAATGACACGGAGATCTCCATCACCACCCAAAACAAAGACTGCTATGAGAGTGGAATCGTCTGTATGAAGTACCTGGTCATCTACGTGGGGCTCACGAAAATCTACTTCAGTGACAACTCGGGCAAGCCG AGTGTGTCCACAGTGGTTGGGAAGGGTTTTGAGTTCCAGATGTTGGGGGCTGGATACTACACTGTGGTTCACTTCCCCAAGCAAGAAATCACAATCCTGTGGGACAAGAAGACCACCGTGCACGTCCGCGCCGGGCCCCAGTGGAAG GGCCGGCTGACGGGCATGTGTGGGAACTTCGACACGGTGACGGCCAATGACATGACCACCTCCGGCCACCTGGAGGTCAGCAACCCCCAGGCCTTCGGTGACAGCTGGGCCCTCGGGCAG tgtgagagtgattTTGTGGTGAAGCGGCCATGTGAAGGAGATCTGGCCAGGCAGCCGTACGCCAAGAGAGAGTGCGCCCTGCTGTACAGTGACGTCTTCGCGCCGTGTCACAATGTG GTGGATGTGACCTGGTTCTACAAGAACTGCCTGACTGACACCTGCAACTGTAACCGGGGCGGGGACTGTGAGTGCCTGTGCACCAGCGTCGGAGCCTATGCCCATAAGTGCTGCCAACATGGCATCACCGTCCAGTGGAGAAGCCCCACTGTCTGCC CTTATGACTGCGAATACTACAACCAAG AGCTGGGAGAGGGACCCTACACGCTGTCCAGCGTGGCCTTCAACGACACCGTGCTGGGCGCTAACCGGACCAGCGGGGAGGTCCTTCCCCTGCCCAAAACCAGCACCTCGGGGGGGCCTGCCACCGTGCTCTTCAACTTCATGATCACCGCCGGGCTTCACAAAGACCGCTTCTCCC GCCTCCCCGTCATCTCCCTAGAGTCTGCCGAGCGGCCCAACTACTTCCTGTGCGTGGGGGAGGGGCGCCGCCTGCGGTTGGAGCGCTGGAGTTCGGGGGAGGGCTTTCGCCAGCGCGCTACCTTCTTCCACCACCAGGGGCTGTGGCTGCCGGGGCTCTCCTCCTTCGAGCTGTACAGCCTGAAGGGCTTCTTCCTCACGCTGACCCGCGCCGCGGTGCGCGCTAAGGCCTACGACCACTCCCGCGCCTTCAAACGGGTCAGCAGCTTCATCGTCCAAG ACAGCAGTTTGCTGATCCCGTACCGGATCATGTGCGAGTGGAAGTACCAGGCCTGTTCCAGCCCGTGCGTGAAGACCTGCAACGACCCGGAAGCCACCCAGTGCCACTTCCTGCCGCC GGTAGAGGGCTGCTTCCCACGATGTCCCAGAAACATGATCTTGGATGAAGTCACCAGGAGATGTGTTTACAAGGAGGACT GTATCATCCTCCCTCCGACACAAACTCCTTACTTGTTTGTGACGAGGTCCAACAGAACCACAACAGCACcaacctccaccacccccaccaccaccaccaccccccccagaACCCCCCCGACCATCATTCCAACCAGAACTACCCCCACCATCTATCCACCCAGAACCACCCCCACCATCTATCCAACTAGAACCACCCCCAGAACCACCCCCAGAACCACCCCCACCATCTATCCAACCAGAACCACCACCAGGCCCAGCACCACCCCCACAATCACTCCTCCCATCACCACGCTCACCCCCAGCATTTCTCCAACCAGCACCACTCCCAGCACCACAGCCAGCACCCGTCCAACCAGAACTCCCACTgccacccccacactcaccctcacctcTGCCACCACCAGAACCACCACCCGCCCCAGAACCCCCACCGTCTCTACCACCGCCAGCACATCTACCGCCCCCAGGACCTCCACATCAGCGGCAGCTCCACCCGTCACCCCTCTGGTGCCTGAGCGCACTACCCCGCCTCCCGTTCCGGAGGCCACACAGCCTGCCATCCTCCTACCGTCTCCTCCTGTCCCACCGGTGACCACGCCCACGCCCAGGCCCGCCACCCCACCGAGACCGACCACCTCCACCTCGCCCCCCCTCACCGCCAGTGCTTCACCTACTCCGACCCCCCCTGCCACCACCCACACCGCCCCCGCAGTGACGACAGAGGCCACCTCCCCGAGCCTCATACCCCCTTCCACCGTCTCCACGACGACAGCAGCTCCCGGCACGACGACGGCGGAGGCCCTGACCGTCACCACCGCAGCCACGTCGACGCCACCACCGTCAACCGCCCGAACCCCGCCCGCCACCACCTccaaaccctccctcccctcaaCACCACCTCCCACCACCGAGGCTGAAGCCAGGCCCACTCCCTCCGCCAGCCCCACTCCCACACTCCCGGAGTCCACGACAGCCCCGCCCAGCACCAGCACCGAAAAGGAGGTTATCGTCGTGACTACGTCTCCCACGCCCCCGACGCCCTCCCCGACGCCCGAGGCCGAGGTGGACACTCTGCCGCCATTCCTGCTGCCCACAGCGCCCTGTACG GCGCCGTACTCGTACCGCGTGGACGACTGCAGCGAGTACATCTGCTTCAACGGCCAGCTGATGTTCCACAACGCCTCCCTGCACTGCCGCTACAACATCACCCAGCCCAGCTGCGGCCTCCTGGGCATGCCGGAGCAGACCAACCGAGACTACTGCTGCCCCCAGTGGCAGTGTCCGT GTCGGTGCTCCGTCATCTCTGACCTGCGCGTCATCACGTTCGACGGAAACAACGTGGCGCTGTACGACAACGGCTCCTACATCCTGGTTCACCTCCCCAGGGAGAACATCGTGGGTCACATTGAGAAATGCCCCACCAGCGAG AGTGTCAGCTCCATCAGGCGTCCG acGGCGACCGGCGGCACCTCGGGGCTCTGCTTTAAGAAGCTGAACATCACCACCCACTCCTACAGGATCATGATCAACCGGCTGGAGAGGAAG GTGACGGTGAACCAGATCACCGCGAGGCTGCCGTTCACGCGGCACAGCCTGCACATCGACGACACGGGCACCATGTACATCATCGACACGCCGGGCGGCATGAGCATCCAGTGGTACCACAGCACCGGCGTCATCGTGCTCCAGTACAGCTCCACCAACATGACCGCCGCCAGGACCCGGGGCCTCTGCG gcTGCTGCGACGGGAACCCGGCGGATGACCTGAAGCTGCCGAACGGCACGGTGGTGCGGCACATGGACGACATCCCGCTCTTCCTGCACAGCTGGATGGTGGACACGTCCGAGGAGATCGACTACTTCCGCCGCGTGGGCGACAACTGCACCACCGGCAACTGCAGCAGGTGCTTCCAGATGCTGAACCAGAGCCCCTACTCCCAGTGCCACCACAAG GTGTCCCCAGAGCAGTTCTGCGATAAGATCTGGGCTGGAGACCTGCACTACAAAAACCACCAGTGTGACTTCCTGGCTGCGTACGTTGCCATCTGCTACACACACAACGTATGCATCAACTGGAGAAGGCACAACTTCTGCC ccttgaAGTGCCCTCCCGGGAAGGAGTACCAGCCATGTGTGAACACCTGTAAGACCAAGACCTGCCTGAACAGGGAGTACTACGAGGAGTCCATCTGCTCCTACATCCGGGAGGAGTGCGTGTGCAAGCGCGGGACCATCCTGCACCGCGCCGACTCCGCCTTCTGCGTCACCGAGGACCGCTGTG TGTGCACGGATAACGAGGGCCTGCCGCGCGCCCCGGGGGAGGTGTGGAACAGCTCGGGGAAGAGCTGCTGCCTGTACCGCTGCATGGAGAACGGCAGCGTGGTGGCGGTCGAGCCCGACTGCACCGAAATGCCCACCCCGCTCTGCGAGAGGGACGGAGAGTACCCCATCGACGTGCTGGAGGAGGGCGCCTGCTGCCCCAAAAAGATCTGCG AGTGCAATCTAACCATCTGCGACACCGAGGTGCCGACCTGCGAGAACGGGAACAAGCTTGTGATTGGTTACAGTGCCGTGTCCTGCTGCCCGGAGTACAGATGCG AGTGTGATCCCCTGGCCTGCCCCATCGCCCTGCCACCAGACTGCAGGGACGACCAGTTCCTGGTGGAGGTCAGGGACCACTCCTGCTGCTACTCCTTCCTCTGCG TTTGCGAGTCCTGTATGGATCCAGTCCCATCCTGCAGCGTTGGCCTCATCCTGGCTGTGTACCTGAACACAACCAAGAGCTGCTGCCCACAATACCACTGCG TGTGCGATTTGAGCCTGTGCCCCGAGGCTCCCGTGGAGTGTGCCCCGGGGACCGCCCTGGTGCCTCAGAGCGTCCCGGGCCAGTGCTGTCCAGACTggcagtgtg AGTGCAGCTGTCAGAATTACTCCACCCCTTTCTGCCAGGTG GGAGAGGTGCAGATCGAGATTCCGGACTCCAGCAGCCCGTGCGGATGTGCCCACTTCATCTGCA GGAAGGCGGAGGTGTGCCTGTTCCAGGGCGTGACTGTGCTCAGCCCGGGCCAGTCCATGGTGCAGTACGTGGAGGGGGATCTGTGCTTCACGGTGCAGTGCCTGCAGGAGAGGGACCCGGCCACCGGTTTCTTCGCCATGGAGGTGTCCAGCGTCAACTGCTCAGAGAAGTGTGGGCCT CATCAGATCTACGTCCCTTCCAAAGACCCTCACGTGTGCTGTGGGTCCTGCAAGAACGTGTCCTGCTCTTACCTGAGTGAGAACGGCACCACCCAGCACTACACG gctggCAGCTCGTGGGTGGCTAACTGCACGCGGTACGACTGCGTGGAGACAGCTGTCGGGGCAGTGGTCCTGGGGTCTGCAGTGGTCTGCCCCCCCTTCAACGACTCTGAGTGCCTTCAG AACGGCGGGGTGGTGCAGAACTACATCGACGGCTGCTGTCGGACCT GTAAAGAGGACGGAAAGACCTGCAAAAGAGTGGCCATCAGGACCACCATTCGGAAAGACGACTGCAGGAGTAATGCCCCC GTAATGATCTACTCCTGTGACGGGAAGTGCCCCTCGGCCACCATCTTCAACTTCAACATCAACAGCCACGCCCGCTTCTGCAAGTGTTGCCGCGAGAGCGGGCTGGAGAGCCGCACGGTGCAGCTGTACTGCACGCGCAACGGCACCGCCGTGGACTACACCTTCCAGGAGCCCACGGACTGCTCCTGCCAATGGAACTAG